Proteins encoded by one window of Mycobacteriales bacterium:
- a CDS encoding sigma-70 family RNA polymerase sigma factor, whose translation MRADDLPADVLDAARRGEPAAVEALYRRYAPAVLAWFRARLGDGHLAEDLTGDAFVAVLAALPRYEGGPEAFAGWLFTLVRRDFVDHLRRTARRPEVTVADPLPNGVVPDTADEVVARDDQAAVRAALARLSPDQQEVLVLRVVAGLTAPEVAAATGRTVGAVKALQHRGLDSLGRLLGRAPDPYPRKASRRL comes from the coding sequence GTGCGCGCGGACGACCTTCCCGCCGACGTCCTCGACGCCGCGCGGCGCGGGGAGCCGGCCGCGGTGGAGGCGCTGTACCGGCGGTACGCGCCCGCGGTGCTGGCGTGGTTCCGCGCCCGGCTCGGCGACGGGCACCTGGCGGAGGACCTGACGGGGGACGCGTTCGTGGCGGTGCTGGCGGCGCTGCCGCGGTACGAGGGGGGACCGGAGGCGTTCGCCGGCTGGCTGTTCACGCTGGTGCGCCGCGACTTCGTGGACCACCTGCGCCGCACGGCGCGGCGGCCGGAGGTGACGGTCGCCGACCCGCTGCCGAACGGCGTCGTCCCCGACACGGCGGACGAGGTCGTGGCGCGCGACGACCAGGCGGCGGTGCGCGCGGCGCTGGCGCGGCTGTCGCCGGACCAGCAGGAGGTGCTGGTGCTGCGCGTGGTGGCGGGGCTGACGGCGCCGGAGGTCGCGGCGGCGACGGGGCGGACGGTCGGCGCGGTGAAGGCGTTGCAGCACCGCGGCCTGGACAGCCTGGGCCGGCTGCTGGGCCGGGCGCCGGACCCGTATCCCCGGAAGGCGAGCCGGCGCCTGTGA